The Oncorhynchus keta strain PuntledgeMale-10-30-2019 chromosome 28, Oket_V2, whole genome shotgun sequence DNA segment CTGTGGCCGGGGTCCTAGGCAGGGAGTTcagggagggagaacaggccACAGACATGTTGCAAGCGGACAGCGAGTTGGAGAGAGGTAGGGTCGGCAGGTTCAGCTCAGAGCCCAGCCTTCGCAGGTCCGACTCGCTGTAGCTCAGGCTCTTGCGGTGGTAGAACAGGGGCGGTTCGTTGGCATGCCGGGGTTTGGTTGGGGGTCCCGGTAAGCGGGGCTGCCCTCCGAGGCCGCCTCCCCCGAAGCTTCCCTTGGTGAATCCAAAGTCGCGATAGCGCTCAAACTCCATCTCCTCCTCGGCCGTCATGTCATGGATGTCCAGCATGTCCTCCTCGATGACCTGCCGGTTCTCAGCGATGTCCAGCAGCAGCTTGCAGATCACCTGGATGATCTTGGGCAGGTGCCTGAGCTCCCGGCGCTCATAGCCATGCAGCATGTGTCTCTGGCGGGTCAGGAACTGGGACAGGGTGATGGGGTTAGTCCTGGGCTCAGCGCAGTGGAAAATACTCCTGACAGGGACCAGGAACTGGGCAAACTCCCGCACGCAATACAGCTGACCTCTGGTCTGGATGGAGTTGGGTCGTTTGGAACGTACAAACACGATGGCCTGGTCAGCGGTCATCCTGGTGGCGAAGACCAGGTAACACGCTAACAACACACCTGATGGAAGACAGTGGCAAAACCATTAGCGAGAGGGTCAGTCATGTGACCACAAAGAATAATCATTTGATTAATAATACAACTTTTTTTGTCCTATACCTGTTCTTCCCAGACCAGCATGACAGTGGACAGCCATCTTCCCCTCCTGCATCGCAAAGGACATGACCTTCACCATGTCCAGGATGGATGCGAGGGAGGCCACCCCATAGTCATTCCAACCAAAGTTGTAGAAATATACTGGAATATAAGGACAGTCATTATTCAACCATTAACACAGTAAATTTGCATTGGCCCCCTTCAGTTTTTCTCATTGTAGAGGAATGGTCATAGACTTACTGTTGTTCTCCATGAAGACCTCAGGTTGGTAGGAGAATCCACTCTCTGATTCCAGTGCATTGGGACCACAGCTGGCGTGTTCCCCAGGTCTCTGCAGGTTTATCACTGTCTTCaggccacatctacacacaattaaTAACACATCAATTCATTTATTTGATCTATACTAGGAGCATTGAATTGACTTATGGTGACAGCAAACCCTGAAATAAAATATAGTGTTACCTTTTAAATTGGTCAATAATGTTGTACTTTTCTATTAATACAGTAGATGGTCTGGCCATGGCAAGAAGGCTTTCCGTGACCCTGAAAGGAAAGACATGTTTCTGCATTAAACTTACGGGTATAATCCACTTACATTCAACATACACATTTTTATAGAGCCTTTCTGATTCCTACCAGGAGGAGTAAAGGCCTTTGATGGCTTGCTTGTCCTTGCTCCAGCGGTCAGGGTTCTCATACTTGCAGTTCTGACCTCCACACCCTATGGAGCATTGTGTGGCTCCAGGGATGACGTGACGTATCGCCTCCCCCACCAACGTGTACTTCGACTGGGGTGTCCTGACTGGGGGTACGcatggagggttggagggtttaAAAGGAGACAGGAGGGGTGTTGTGAAACAATGTCCTCTGTCATTTCAACCAGCTGACCTCAGCAGTTTACATTCAGAATTATATTTTATGTTGCAGTCTGGAAAGAAATGATACTTCAATGGACTACCATACATGTAAGTTTGACTAGTGGAGCCCAATCAATGTAATAAAGCGTACACTAGTGTGTCTTCTTACAGAAACAAACTGGAGTGACAATATCTGTGATTAGCACATTGTAAAGAAGTGGTGTCAAGCTTAACTAAGAGATGTTCCTGATGTAAAGAAGTAGTGTCAAGCTTAACTAAGAGATGTGCCTGATGTAAAGAAGTTGTGTCAAGCTTAACTATGAGATGTTCCTAATGTAAAGAAGTAGTGTCAAGCTTAACTATGAGGTGTTCCCAATATAAAGAAGTAGTGTTAAGTTTAACTGAGCTGTTCACATTGTAAAGAAGTAGTGTCAAGTTTAACTATGAGGTGTTCCCAATGTAAAGAAGTAGTGTCAAGCTTAACTATGAGGTGTTCAGCAGCAAGCTAATCTGTCATCTGGCACACACCACCAGGCTTAACAGTATTACAATAAAAATAGCAACGCAACACCCTGTTGAAACTTTCTTCAAATAGATTGATAAATCATATTAGTTAACGGTACTATATGATCCTTTATGTTAGAAATGTTAGTAATGATGTAGTA contains these protein-coding regions:
- the ptpdc1b gene encoding protein tyrosine phosphatase domain-containing protein 1; protein product: MESVRTPQSKYTLVGEAIRHVIPGATQCSIGCGGQNCKYENPDRWSKDKQAIKGLYSSWVTESLLAMARPSTVLIEKYNIIDQFKRCGLKTVINLQRPGEHASCGPNALESESGFSYQPEVFMENNIYFYNFGWNDYGVASLASILDMVKVMSFAMQEGKMAVHCHAGLGRTGVLLACYLVFATRMTADQAIVFVRSKRPNSIQTRGQLYCVREFAQFLVPVRSIFHCAEPRTNPITLSQFLTRQRHMLHGYERRELRHLPKIIQVICKLLLDIAENRQVIEEDMLDIHDMTAEEEMEFERYRDFGFTKGSFGGGGLGGQPRLPGPPTKPRHANEPPLFYHRKSLSYSESDLRRLGSELNLPTLPLSNSLSACNMSVACSPSLNSLPRTPATGSPMGPRQITTTYGTQDGSLWEQKSLAEGSPLLKKTQKACQRSESECNPEKKGYSSMLFRWKEEQRDKLANNGDVSQIEESEVPFITIQTELSKEARRLLVAQALAVDLEQDGEEEHRERLQSWQSELNMGGAWERLCTLEKDPFVLSGLMWTWLEQLKEPVISIKDIQNLDRNNSDPANPEAVFKPLDQAPREMLVCILDCMAHVLTIPEEVEAAFLERTIKAFTKMGKDSAVYPDMTEILRLVLHDMRFIAIAEDEVPDMAPIPTVLIP